From a region of the Paenibacillus segetis genome:
- a CDS encoding CBS domain-containing protein yields the protein MRKVSEIMTTDVVTVTPRDNVYEVAVKMKQHDIGYIPVVEVDGGRLLGVITDRDLVIRGIAEKHPGSAAVETVMSKGIETVSKDTSVDEAAELMAEQQIRRLPVTDGERLIGIVSIGDLAVRNIFANEAGEALTHISEQIH from the coding sequence ATGAGAAAAGTAAGCGAAATTATGACTACCGATGTCGTTACAGTTACTCCAAGGGACAATGTATATGAGGTCGCTGTAAAGATGAAGCAGCACGATATTGGATACATACCCGTTGTTGAAGTAGACGGGGGCAGGTTGCTCGGAGTTATTACCGATCGTGATCTCGTCATACGTGGTATTGCGGAGAAGCATCCAGGCTCTGCAGCAGTTGAGACCGTAATGTCAAAAGGAATTGAGACCGTATCTAAGGATACCTCTGTTGATGAAGCGGCTGAACTTATGGCTGAGCAGCAAATACGTAGGTTGCCGGTAACGGATGGAGAGCGATTGATAGGTATCGTATCGATTGGTGACTTAGCAGTTCGTAACATTTTTGCTAATGAAGCTGGCGAAGCGTTGACACACATATCGGAGCAAATCCATTGA
- a CDS encoding amidohydrolase — translation MEQEVLTALLPSMVEWRRHLHRHPELSYMEKETTAYVREILHDLGVELQSVTSGYGLFGTIRGDLPGRTVALRADMDALPIQDEKTCQYASQVPGVMHACGHDGHTAVLLAVAEYFCKHKETLRGSIRLIFQPAEEVCPGGAQAMIKDGALDGVDVIYGIHLWTPIPVGTAASAPGPLMASTDEFFIEVHGKGGHGGMPHAAVDSVVAGSALVLQLQSVVSRFVDPLDPAVVTIGSIQGGTAQNIIAERCRLAGTVRCFREETRELIRNKILFMTEYTARAYGATATVDYMSGYPCLINDEYEFNRFIQTGPQVPNLQTDLSAKIMPAEDFAYYLQHVPGCFILVGAGNQDKGIVHPHHHPRFDIDEDAMLHAAGLMIRMAESYLVEYA, via the coding sequence ATGGAACAAGAAGTACTTACAGCACTGTTACCATCTATGGTTGAATGGAGGCGACATTTACATCGTCATCCTGAGCTGTCTTATATGGAGAAGGAAACGACAGCATACGTGAGAGAAATTCTTCATGATTTAGGCGTGGAACTTCAGTCAGTTACAAGTGGCTATGGGTTGTTCGGGACGATTCGAGGCGATCTTCCTGGAAGGACGGTTGCTCTACGTGCAGATATGGATGCGCTTCCGATTCAAGATGAGAAGACTTGCCAATATGCTTCGCAAGTTCCTGGTGTGATGCACGCCTGTGGACATGATGGTCATACCGCTGTTTTATTGGCTGTGGCAGAATATTTCTGCAAGCATAAGGAAACGTTGCGAGGATCCATCCGATTGATCTTTCAACCGGCAGAGGAAGTGTGTCCCGGTGGAGCACAAGCGATGATAAAAGATGGTGCGCTAGATGGGGTTGATGTTATTTACGGCATACACTTATGGACACCGATTCCTGTAGGTACGGCAGCAAGTGCACCGGGTCCCCTAATGGCTTCGACCGATGAGTTTTTTATCGAAGTTCACGGTAAGGGCGGCCACGGCGGGATGCCTCATGCAGCAGTTGATAGTGTTGTAGCGGGTTCTGCTCTTGTACTTCAGTTACAAAGTGTTGTAAGTAGGTTTGTTGATCCATTAGATCCCGCGGTTGTAACCATCGGCTCTATTCAAGGAGGCACCGCTCAAAATATAATTGCTGAACGTTGTCGTCTTGCAGGTACAGTCCGTTGTTTCCGTGAGGAGACGCGAGAATTGATCCGCAATAAAATCTTATTCATGACAGAGTATACAGCCCGAGCTTATGGAGCTACAGCAACAGTAGACTATATGAGCGGATATCCGTGTTTGATTAACGATGAATATGAATTTAATCGTTTTATCCAGACCGGCCCGCAGGTACCTAATCTCCAAACCGATCTATCAGCCAAAATCATGCCTGCCGAGGACTTCGCTTATTATCTACAGCACGTGCCAGGTTGCTTCATACTTGTAGGTGCCGGCAATCAGGATAAAGGAATTGTACATCCACATCATCATCCGAGATTTGACATTGATGAGGATGCAATGCTCCATGCTGCCGGATTGATGATTAGGATGGCGGAATCTTATCTAGTGGAATATGCATAA
- a CDS encoding YugN family protein yields MIVENTGLEGLKVELAYLDESSEKIGFIRWQWEYYRATYDYKITFDNQEYFLRMNTRAVEGKLERPDTVLDIEAVYMGRATFPHGLEYESEIPPHVMKTAQLKLAELKELLEA; encoded by the coding sequence ATGATAGTTGAGAATACTGGGTTAGAAGGTTTAAAAGTTGAGTTGGCCTACTTAGATGAATCATCCGAAAAGATTGGGTTTATTCGTTGGCAATGGGAGTACTACCGGGCTACATATGATTACAAAATTACTTTCGATAACCAAGAATATTTCCTTCGCATGAACACACGCGCCGTGGAAGGAAAATTAGAGCGGCCAGACACAGTACTGGACATTGAAGCAGTCTATATGGGACGTGCCACTTTCCCACATGGATTGGAATACGAATCAGAAATCCCGCCGCACGTAATGAAAACAGCACAACTCAAGCTGGCTGAGTTGAAGGAACTTCTCGAGGCCTGA
- the ftsW gene encoding putative lipid II flippase FtsW, with amino-acid sequence MRDNNETPRRGAPDFQLLILTLLLVGFGIVMVFSSSSSITIVSERFGYDPMYFTKRQLAFGAIGLFGMFITMNIPYEKFKKLFIPVFIIAIILLLFVPFVGAINGASSWIKLGNYGIQPTELAKVTTILYLSALISKKGERFRDLRTGYIPVMVIVGIVAGLIMMQPDLGSCFILVATAGLIIFAGGANLKHILGSIVLLIIGASLVLGARALWDKVNPSDIADAAAVGTNYKIGRFQAYINPWEDPQGTGFSLIQSLTAIGHGGLTGTGFGQGIQKLHYLTNSYNDFIFAVIGEEFGFIGTFLFLLFYLYFIWRGVLVSLRSSSTFGILTGVGIMGLIAIQAFINIGGVTRTIPITGVTLPFISYGGSSLLVMMIAMGIVLSISRQSSLPTKQERTKSVVVKQASNELQTMRRR; translated from the coding sequence ATGAGAGACAACAACGAAACGCCCAGACGCGGGGCTCCAGATTTCCAACTTCTCATCCTTACCCTTTTATTAGTAGGTTTTGGGATCGTCATGGTATTCAGCTCCAGTTCCAGCATTACCATTGTCAGCGAGAGATTCGGATATGATCCGATGTATTTCACAAAACGTCAGCTGGCTTTTGGAGCTATTGGTCTATTTGGTATGTTCATCACAATGAACATACCCTATGAAAAATTCAAGAAACTATTTATTCCTGTCTTCATCATAGCGATTATACTATTGTTATTTGTACCTTTTGTTGGTGCCATTAACGGCGCGAGTAGCTGGATCAAATTAGGTAACTATGGTATTCAACCTACGGAACTTGCTAAGGTTACAACTATTCTGTATCTATCTGCACTTATATCAAAAAAAGGTGAACGGTTTCGCGACTTACGTACAGGATATATTCCTGTCATGGTGATCGTCGGAATCGTGGCTGGACTCATCATGATGCAGCCCGATCTAGGTTCCTGTTTCATCCTAGTTGCCACCGCCGGTTTAATTATTTTTGCGGGTGGAGCCAACCTGAAGCACATCCTTGGCTCTATTGTCCTCTTGATCATCGGAGCCAGCCTTGTATTAGGCGCACGAGCACTATGGGATAAAGTTAACCCTAGTGATATCGCCGATGCTGCTGCTGTAGGGACAAACTATAAAATAGGCCGGTTTCAAGCCTATATCAACCCTTGGGAAGATCCACAAGGAACTGGATTCAGTCTTATTCAATCTCTAACAGCCATTGGCCATGGAGGACTAACTGGAACAGGGTTTGGCCAAGGTATTCAGAAGCTTCACTACCTAACGAATAGTTATAACGATTTTATCTTCGCGGTAATCGGTGAAGAATTTGGTTTTATCGGCACCTTTTTATTCTTATTGTTCTATCTGTATTTTATTTGGAGGGGCGTACTAGTTTCTCTGCGGAGTTCTAGTACCTTTGGTATATTAACTGGGGTCGGAATCATGGGGTTAATTGCCATCCAAGCTTTTATTAATATCGGTGGTGTTACTAGAACGATCCCTATAACCGGGGTAACCCTTCCTTTCATTAGCTATGGGGGCTCTTCGTTGCTTGTCATGATGATCGCCATGGGAATCGTATTAAGTATCTCACGTCAATCATCTCTACCAACCAAGCAGGAGAGAACCAAGTCTGTTGTAGTGAAACAAGCCTCAAATGAGTTACAAACGATGAGACGCAGATAA
- a CDS encoding Asp23/Gls24 family envelope stress response protein yields MTEQLQLDMGLIRISDDVVSKIAGMAALETPGIAAMSGGLSEGWAKRLSGKNVQKGVTVEVGQLEAAIDLRIIVLYETPIHEVCRMLQQNVREAVESMTGLKIVEVNVKVENVAFKDDEV; encoded by the coding sequence ATGACCGAGCAATTACAGTTGGATATGGGGCTTATTCGGATTTCAGATGATGTCGTTTCCAAAATCGCTGGAATGGCAGCCTTGGAAACACCAGGTATCGCAGCGATGTCTGGAGGGCTATCTGAAGGATGGGCCAAACGTTTAAGTGGTAAGAATGTGCAAAAAGGTGTCACCGTAGAAGTCGGTCAATTGGAAGCAGCGATTGATTTACGAATAATCGTACTTTATGAAACTCCAATCCATGAGGTATGTCGTATGTTGCAGCAGAACGTCCGTGAAGCGGTGGAAAGTATGACCGGGTTGAAGATCGTAGAAGTAAATGTAAAAGTTGAGAATGTGGCATTTAAGGATGACGAGGTTTAG
- the cax gene encoding calcium/proton exchanger: protein MKKYLFPGLLAFFFILSAIGHFVEWPATLQFIISAIAVIFVAGFLGKATESVAHYAGQRLGGFLNATFGNAAELIIGILLVKEGLFDMVKASITGSIIGNLLLVLGLSLFAGGLKHKVQRYNVSLAGMNGSLMIVAIIALFVPAIFLNSHELPKENITTLSLVVAGILIVAYILWLIFSMITHKDYLADVTEDKAEELPHEHAPAWSKRQSILYLILATVMVAFVSEWLVDTLDTFTTKFGLSEIFVGAFVVAIVGNAAEHSAAIMLALKNKIGASVEIAVGSSLQIALFVAPVLVFVSHLFGRPMDIVFTVIELSAIGVSVFIAKSITQDGQTNWYEGLLLIAVYAILGVSFYLI, encoded by the coding sequence ATGAAAAAATATCTTTTTCCGGGTTTACTTGCGTTTTTCTTCATCCTTAGTGCCATCGGACATTTCGTTGAATGGCCAGCAACTTTACAATTCATCATTTCTGCAATTGCTGTTATTTTCGTGGCAGGATTTCTCGGAAAAGCGACTGAAAGTGTAGCTCACTACGCCGGGCAGCGTCTAGGTGGGTTTCTGAATGCCACTTTCGGTAACGCTGCAGAGCTCATCATTGGTATTTTACTCGTCAAGGAAGGCCTATTTGATATGGTCAAAGCTAGTATAACGGGTTCGATCATAGGGAACCTACTTCTTGTACTTGGTTTAAGCCTCTTTGCTGGTGGTTTGAAACATAAGGTACAACGCTACAATGTGTCCCTTGCTGGAATGAATGGCTCTCTGATGATCGTTGCAATCATTGCCCTATTCGTACCTGCAATCTTTCTCAATTCCCACGAGCTTCCTAAAGAAAACATAACGACTTTAAGTCTTGTTGTAGCTGGAATTCTGATCGTTGCTTACATACTCTGGCTCATCTTCTCCATGATCACTCATAAAGATTACCTAGCAGATGTGACAGAAGATAAAGCTGAGGAACTCCCACATGAACATGCACCAGCCTGGTCCAAACGTCAATCGATCCTCTACCTGATCCTTGCTACGGTCATGGTTGCCTTTGTCAGCGAATGGCTAGTTGATACTCTTGATACCTTTACTACCAAATTTGGACTGAGCGAAATTTTCGTCGGCGCCTTCGTTGTAGCTATTGTTGGGAATGCGGCCGAACACAGTGCGGCAATCATGCTTGCATTAAAGAATAAAATCGGAGCTTCAGTAGAAATTGCCGTCGGAAGTAGTCTACAAATCGCCTTGTTTGTAGCCCCCGTTCTTGTCTTTGTCAGTCACCTGTTTGGCAGACCGATGGATATCGTATTTACCGTAATCGAGCTTTCCGCAATTGGGGTATCTGTATTCATTGCCAAGTCTATTACCCAAGATGGGCAAACTAACTGGTACGAAGGGTTACTTCTTATCGCAGTGTATGCTATTCTAGGCGTATCCTTCTACTTAATATAA
- a CDS encoding YlaN family protein, producing MTSSDLQEQLNLKALNLLQEDADKIEKLIEVQMENLATRYCPLYEEVLDTQMYGFSRQVDYAVRIGLIQEAVGKGIVSKLERNLATLYEAMNNKE from the coding sequence ATGACTTCATCTGATTTGCAGGAGCAATTGAACCTTAAAGCGTTAAATCTTCTGCAGGAAGATGCTGATAAAATAGAGAAGCTGATTGAAGTGCAGATGGAGAACCTGGCTACACGTTACTGTCCCCTTTATGAGGAAGTGCTGGATACCCAAATGTACGGCTTCTCCAGACAGGTTGATTATGCGGTTCGTATTGGTCTTATCCAGGAAGCGGTAGGGAAAGGGATCGTGAGTAAGCTCGAACGGAACTTGGCTACACTCTACGAAGCGATGAACAATAAAGAATGA
- a CDS encoding HPr family phosphocarrier protein has translation MATNNEAVVEIAQTAGKFASSIVLQADNKYIDVKSILGLFTTLVNTQSYELHVHGSDAEEAKAAVAAVFAKYDLNVKVVAE, from the coding sequence ATGGCCACTAATAATGAAGCGGTAGTTGAAATTGCTCAAACTGCAGGTAAGTTTGCTTCTTCGATCGTATTGCAAGCTGACAACAAGTATATTGACGTTAAAAGTATCCTTGGTCTTTTTACTACGTTAGTGAACACTCAAAGCTACGAACTGCATGTTCATGGTTCGGACGCTGAAGAGGCAAAAGCAGCGGTTGCTGCGGTATTTGCTAAATATGATCTGAATGTTAAAGTTGTAGCTGAATAA
- a CDS encoding aminopeptidase, producing MRDPRIQKLAENLVGYSVDVQPGENVLVEMIGSERDLLTAIVEEVGKKGGNAFVELTDKAVQSSQLKYATAEGIKTWADYDLIRMKQMDCYIGIRAGANVNDLSDVPEDKMKLYNSLYQHTVHSEERVKHTKWVVLRYPNASMAQLANVSTEAFEDFYFDVCNLDYAKMDRAQDALADLMQRTDKVRITGPGTDLSFSIKDINAIKCSGKRNIPDGEVYSAPVRDSINGTISYNTATLYNGITFENIVFRFENGKIVEATSNDNKRINEILDSDDGARHIGEFAIGFHPYILHPMKDTLFDEKIAGSLHFTPGQAYEEADNGNRSSIHWDLVLIQRPEYGGGEIYFDDVLIRKDGIFVLPELEGLNPENLK from the coding sequence ATGCGAGATCCAAGAATACAGAAATTGGCGGAGAACCTAGTAGGGTACTCAGTAGATGTTCAACCGGGTGAAAACGTCCTAGTTGAAATGATTGGTTCAGAACGCGATTTATTAACTGCAATTGTAGAAGAAGTGGGAAAGAAGGGAGGAAATGCGTTTGTTGAGCTGACGGACAAGGCAGTTCAAAGCTCGCAATTGAAATATGCCACTGCTGAAGGGATTAAAACCTGGGCTGACTATGATTTAATCCGGATGAAACAAATGGACTGTTATATCGGTATTCGGGCGGGTGCGAATGTGAACGATCTTTCCGACGTACCTGAAGATAAAATGAAACTGTATAACTCGCTTTATCAACATACTGTACATAGTGAAGAGCGGGTGAAGCATACGAAATGGGTTGTGCTTCGTTATCCTAATGCCAGCATGGCGCAGCTAGCAAATGTCAGCACAGAGGCGTTTGAGGATTTCTACTTTGATGTTTGTAATCTGGACTATGCTAAGATGGACCGGGCGCAGGACGCTCTAGCTGATCTTATGCAACGTACGGATAAAGTACGAATTACTGGACCAGGAACGGATTTATCGTTCTCGATCAAAGACATCAACGCTATTAAGTGCTCAGGTAAAAGAAACATTCCAGATGGTGAAGTATATAGTGCTCCAGTACGCGATTCCATTAATGGAACGATCAGCTACAATACAGCCACTTTATATAACGGCATTACTTTCGAGAATATCGTATTCCGTTTTGAGAATGGTAAAATCGTTGAAGCTACCAGCAATGACAACAAGCGGATCAACGAAATTCTGGATAGCGACGATGGAGCGAGACATATTGGAGAGTTTGCGATTGGCTTCCATCCCTACATTTTGCACCCAATGAAAGATACACTGTTTGATGAGAAAATTGCAGGTAGTCTGCATTTCACACCAGGGCAAGCGTATGAGGAAGCTGATAATGGTAACCGTTCCTCCATCCACTGGGATCTAGTACTGATCCAGCGTCCAGAGTATGGTGGTGGGGAAATTTATTTTGATGATGTACTAATTCGCAAAGATGGTATATTTGTGCTTCCAGAACTGGAAGGTTTGAACCCCGAAAACCTAAAATAA
- a CDS encoding sensor domain-containing diguanylate cyclase: MAKHSRDDLKNKMYTELSFPPLNVWGDDEAQMNWLEQLDITPYDYPYTEALLKASYEDWKKQASDLSQHDGVKWFITNHLGEILNQEYEPELITGVERQLVSTSIRECLEKQSSAIIKSATGIWIATPIVTRDHSELFALMGCYMDGEPSQAAQMLVKAAAQHFRSCFYKRFENLFVSDLLNIQKQAKREENRRSMLFQVVQRLHDKIDVDSVITEVFERIAGMYPAGKLELLMSQDHPSRDPRVKSLQLQGQEQEDYMCVRAFMEGRMLRKEYTNKDGEPIIEIAVPLIGKQGVYGVFHLTLQQEGIEDIDLQLIGMLADTAGTAFENAKLYEQSNLLISELRLINELTKRLNQSLKLKEVFKFATDELLSIFQAEFCCITQIDQESDIFEIVSCNVPSLSKEIFPKDYGFCGLVFSTREPIILSDYKAYGKVTSRLMDETESRSMIAAPLIVGGEVNGAIILAHRNERFFSYENYKLLQVLASHIGLAISNASLHAEVRKMANRDMLTGLYARHYLDDAIQNYQKKDVNGSLIIVDIDQFKQVNDTFGHQTGDKILKQVCAIVKSSIRKSDVPARWGGEELAIYLPGADVENCYQIAETIRLRVAMETDPPVTVSCGVSEWREYDDKVSVESLFYQADMALYKSKNNGRNQTQIGN, translated from the coding sequence ATGGCAAAACATTCACGAGATGACCTGAAGAATAAGATGTATACAGAATTATCTTTTCCGCCGCTTAATGTTTGGGGTGACGACGAGGCACAGATGAATTGGCTAGAACAGCTCGATATTACCCCTTACGATTATCCATATACCGAAGCTCTTCTAAAAGCCAGTTATGAGGATTGGAAAAAACAAGCCTCTGATTTATCTCAGCATGATGGCGTTAAGTGGTTTATTACAAACCATTTGGGAGAAATACTGAACCAAGAGTACGAACCGGAGTTAATTACCGGAGTAGAGAGACAATTGGTCAGTACATCTATTCGTGAATGTCTTGAGAAACAGTCTTCAGCAATCATAAAGTCTGCTACAGGAATATGGATAGCCACTCCAATTGTGACGCGGGACCATAGCGAGCTGTTTGCTCTGATGGGTTGCTATATGGATGGTGAGCCAAGCCAAGCTGCGCAGATGCTTGTAAAAGCAGCTGCACAACATTTTAGAAGTTGTTTTTATAAGAGATTTGAGAATTTATTTGTCAGTGATTTACTTAATATTCAGAAGCAGGCAAAACGTGAAGAAAACAGACGATCGATGCTGTTTCAAGTTGTGCAAAGACTTCATGATAAAATAGATGTGGATTCGGTGATCACAGAGGTATTCGAGAGAATTGCAGGAATGTATCCAGCAGGCAAGCTCGAGCTTTTGATGTCGCAGGATCATCCAAGTCGTGACCCTCGCGTGAAGTCACTGCAGTTACAGGGACAAGAGCAAGAGGATTACATGTGTGTTAGGGCATTCATGGAAGGCCGGATGCTTCGTAAAGAATACACGAACAAAGACGGGGAGCCTATCATAGAAATTGCAGTTCCATTGATTGGTAAGCAAGGCGTGTATGGTGTGTTTCATTTGACCCTTCAGCAAGAAGGAATCGAGGATATCGATTTACAATTAATCGGGATGCTTGCGGATACGGCTGGTACTGCCTTTGAGAATGCCAAATTGTACGAGCAATCTAACCTGTTAATCAGTGAGTTAAGATTAATTAATGAACTGACCAAGCGGCTGAATCAAAGCTTAAAGTTAAAAGAAGTGTTCAAATTTGCTACCGATGAATTGCTTTCGATCTTTCAGGCGGAGTTTTGTTGTATCACGCAGATTGATCAAGAAAGTGATATCTTTGAAATCGTATCTTGTAATGTTCCTTCCTTATCTAAGGAAATTTTCCCTAAGGATTACGGATTCTGTGGTTTAGTGTTTTCAACACGGGAACCGATTATTTTATCGGATTACAAGGCTTATGGAAAAGTAACGTCCAGATTGATGGATGAGACGGAATCCCGCTCAATGATTGCAGCCCCTCTTATAGTAGGGGGAGAAGTCAATGGGGCCATAATATTGGCTCACCGGAATGAACGCTTCTTCTCATATGAGAATTATAAGCTGCTTCAGGTATTAGCTTCACATATCGGACTAGCTATCTCTAATGCCTCCCTGCATGCTGAAGTACGTAAAATGGCGAACCGAGATATGCTTACCGGGCTCTATGCTCGGCATTACTTGGATGATGCGATTCAAAATTATCAGAAGAAGGATGTCAATGGATCACTTATCATCGTGGATATTGACCAATTTAAGCAAGTAAACGATACATTTGGTCATCAGACTGGGGACAAAATCCTTAAACAGGTATGTGCTATCGTTAAAAGTTCCATTCGAAAAAGCGATGTACCTGCGCGCTGGGGTGGAGAAGAACTGGCGATTTATCTACCTGGAGCTGATGTTGAAAACTGTTATCAAATTGCAGAAACAATCCGTCTACGTGTAGCAATGGAAACGGATCCGCCTGTAACCGTCTCGTGTGGGGTTTCAGAGTGGAGAGAGTATGATGACAAGGTTAGTGTAGAATCCCTGTTCTACCAAGCGGATATGGCTTTGTATAAGTCTAAGAACAACGGAAGAAACCAAACTCAAATTGGTAATTAA
- the rpsD gene encoding 30S ribosomal protein S4, producing MARYTGPKFKLSRRLGISLSGTGKDLKRPFPPGQHGANQRRKISNYGMQLLEKQKLRHMYGLGEKQFRTLFNKAQKLPGIAGENFMALLESRLDNLVYRLGFANSRAGARQLVSHGHITVNGKKVDIASYRVELGDVIGLRERSRGLSSVKEALENRSHLPAYLEFNDTALEGKFIRLPERSELSQEIDEKQIVEFYNR from the coding sequence ATGGCACGTTACACAGGACCTAAATTTAAACTAAGCCGCCGCCTTGGCATTTCTTTGAGCGGTACTGGCAAAGACTTGAAACGCCCGTTCCCACCAGGACAACACGGTGCGAACCAACGCAGAAAAATCAGTAACTACGGTATGCAACTTTTGGAAAAACAAAAACTTCGTCACATGTACGGCTTGGGCGAAAAACAATTCCGCACTTTGTTTAACAAAGCGCAAAAATTGCCAGGTATCGCTGGTGAAAACTTCATGGCTTTGCTTGAAAGCCGTCTGGACAACCTTGTATACCGCCTTGGTTTTGCCAACTCCCGTGCAGGAGCACGTCAATTGGTATCCCACGGTCACATTACAGTAAACGGCAAAAAAGTTGATATCGCTTCTTACCGTGTAGAATTAGGCGATGTTATCGGCCTTCGCGAAAGAAGTCGTGGTCTTTCTTCCGTCAAAGAAGCTTTGGAAAATCGTTCGCATCTTCCAGCTTACCTTGAGTTCAACGATACTGCACTGGAAGGCAAGTTCATCCGCCTACCTGAGCGTTCTGAATTGTCTCAAGAAATCGATGAGAAACAAATCGTCGAATTCTACAACCGTTAA